The Camelina sativa cultivar DH55 chromosome 16, Cs, whole genome shotgun sequence sequence CCTGCTTCATACTCATTGAGATCAACATCAGTCTCTGGAGATCCTGTAGCACTTCTTGCTTTCATTGTATCGATGTTCATGTCTTGAGAACCGCTGAACTCCTCCTCGTTCTCTGTTTCGCTGCTGCTTACTCTCGGTTCTTGGCTCTCGGAAGTTACAGTCATTCCTCCATGGACCCGGTTATCCTGAACCAGACTGTTATGGAGTGCACAAAGACCAGTCTTACCTCGAGCAAACGAGGTACAAGGACCAGAAGAGGATTGTCCCGCATACTCAGTCTCGGGCTGACCCCACGCACACCGTTTCCCTCCTCCATGTGCTTTGCAAAAGTCAGTACTACCTTGAGCACTTTTGCCACATCCTTCAGACTTGCATCTCTTTCCTCCACCATGTCTGACACAGAAATCAGTCCTTCCTCTAGCACTCTTTGTGCATTCGGGAACCGCACATCTCTTACCACCGCCATGAGCCACACAGAAATTGGTACCGCCATGAACACTCTTGGAACATGGATCACCTCCTTGAAAGGCACATCTTTTACCCCCTCCATGTCCTTTACAAAACGGCGTGCTTCCTTCTGCTCCTTTGGTGCAACCCGAGTGTGTACATCGTTTACCACCACCGTGTGCCTTGCAGAACATTGTACTCCCTTGTGCTCCTTTTGTGCATCCATTAGATTGACATCGCCGACCACCACCATGAGAGATGCAGAGTCCTGAAAGGCCTTCAGCGCTTTTCGTGCAGTTCTCTTTTTGGCATCTCTTTCCTCCACCGTGCCTGATACAGAGTCCTGATCTTCCCCTAGCAGCTCGTGTGCAATCTTCATGGCTGCATCTTCGACCCCCTCCATGAGCTATACAGAAGTCAGTACGGCCTTCTGCGCTTTTGGTGCATCCGAGAAATTCACATCGACGACCACCTCCATGGGCTTTACAGTACACAGTTCTACCTTCAGCGCCCTTGTGGCAACCATGTTTCTGGCATCTACGTCCACCACCATGGGAAATGCAACGGCCGGATGCGCCTCTTGCTCCCTTTTGACATCCTTCTACTTGACATAACTTGGAATTAGAAGAATTCTTAAGCTGTGGCTTCAGCTGGTGAGATAAACCGGAAGTACATGTACCAG is a genomic window containing:
- the LOC104753083 gene encoding uncharacterized protein LOC104753083, with the translated sequence MHTRFQNSAFAGGNSSSSNNSFKILGRSLQVDVAEAADTTLRLDSLASPLSNAKGIKRKWNLIDGSDSLLSLRLGHSTSSSDSKGSSATACTSLSSAKETEEASSMDIELDFSLHLGNEKLAASNKKPANSSVKELLQVPSSKFDLELSLSGGVSCQSEITALQQHANRFQTFADMLRATNEESTSCGWRPGFGLPTLQASSSKETSSFSGHVPKNIIIPAAHVLELSSSTAATTPISSGTCTSGLSHQLKPQLKNSSNSKLCQVEGCQKGARGASGRCISHGGGRRCQKHGCHKGAEGRTVYCKAHGGGRRCEFLGCTKSAEGRTDFCIAHGGGRRCSHEDCTRAARGRSGLCIRHGGGKRCQKENCTKSAEGLSGLCISHGGGRRCQSNGCTKGAQGSTMFCKAHGGGKRCTHSGCTKGAEGSTPFCKGHGGGKRCAFQGGDPCSKSVHGGTNFCVAHGGGKRCAVPECTKSARGRTDFCVRHGGGKRCKSEGCGKSAQGSTDFCKAHGGGKRCAWGQPETEYAGQSSSGPCTSFARGKTGLCALHNSLVQDNRVHGGMTVTSESQEPRVSSSETENEEEFSGSQDMNIDTMKARSATGSPETDVDLNEYEAGLGLAPEGRVHGGSLMMAMLGRDGGSGSTDGQVRPKRWM